Part of the Roseomonas sp. OT10 genome, AACGGACTCCGGCGCGGCGCTCCGTAGGCGGCGCACCGGCCCTTTACGTGACCGCGGCGTCGCGCTGCCCGATCAGGCGGCGGCGGATGCGGCCGGAGATGGCGTCGATCACCGCCACGGTGACGACCATCAGCAGGATGATGAAGGCCACCTCGTCCCAGTGGCGCACGCGGATGCGCTCGGCGATCTGCAAGCCGATGCCGCCCGCGCCGACCACGCCGAGCACGGCCGCCGAGCGGGTGTTGCTCTCGAAGAAGTAGAGCGCCTGGGCCAGCATCACCGGCAGCACCTGCGGCCAGAGGCCCCAGCGGATCGCGGCCAGCCGCGAGCCGCCCGCCGCCACGACGCCTTCCGCCTGCCGCGACTCGGCGTTCTCGATCGCCTCGGCGAAGAGCTTGGCCAGCACGGCGGTGTCGGAGGTGACGATCGCCAGCACCCCGGCCAGCGGCCCGAGTCCCACCGCGCGCACATAGGCCAGCGCCCAGATGAGCTGGTCCACCCCGCGCACCCCGTCGAAGACCCGGCGCAGCGAGAAGCGCAGCAGCGTCACCGTCACCACGTTGCGCGCGCCGAGGAAGCCCAGCGGCACGGCCAGCACCGCCGCGATGACGCTGCCCAGGAAGGCCATGGCGATGCTCTCCGCCAGGCCCTTGAGGATGTCGCCCCACAGCTCGCCGGGCGAGGGCGGGATCATCAGCCGCACGATCACCCACAGGCCGGAGAGCCCGTTCCAGATCCGTGTGGGCGAGACGTCGAACCACCACAGTGCCCAGCCCAGCCAGGCGAGGAAGCCCAGCGCGCCCAGCCTTCGCAGCAGGCGCGTGCGCCCCGTGGCGCCGAAGGCCGCCGGCAGCGCCGCGCGCCAGCGGGCGACGTCGCTTGCCCCGCTCATGCGCGCCGCCCGATCAGGACGTGGCGCAGGCGTTCGCTGGTCAGGTCGATCAGCATCACCGCTAGCACGATCAGGAGGACGATGGCGCTGATCTCCTCGTAGTAGTTGGAGGAGATCACCGTATACAGCTCCTCCCCGATGCCGCCCGCGCCGACGAAGCCGATCACGCTCGCGCCGCGCACGTTGATCTCGAAGCGCAGCAGCACGTAGCTGACGACGTTGGGCGCGACCTGCGGCAGGATGGCCCAGCGGCAGGCCTGGGCCCAGGTGCCGCCCGCCGCGCGCACGCCCTCCCAGGGCCCCATCTCCGCATTCTCGATCGCCTCGGCGAAGAGCTTGCCCAGCGCGCCGGCCGTGTGCAGGGCGATGGCCAGGATGCCGGCCAGCGCGCCGACGCCGAAGGCCCAGACCAGGATCAGCGCGTAGACCAGCTCCGGCACCGTCCGCACCGCCTCCAGCCCGCGCCGCGCGAGCTGGTAGGAGAGGGGGCCCGGCGAGAGGTTGCGCGCGGCGAGGAAGGCGAGCGGCAGCGCCGCCACCGTGCCGGCCAGCGTGGCCAGCGCCGCCATGTTCGCCGTCTCGAACAGCAGCCACAGCCACTTGTCGAGGCGGTAGAACCAGAAGGCGAGGCTGCCCTCCGTCTTGGGCCCCGAGAGCAGCGAATCCCAGCGCAGCTCGGGCGCGATGCGGGCGAAGTACTCGCCCACGCGCGGCAGCCCGGCGGCGAGCGCGTGCCAGTGGAACTCGCTGACCTGCGCCGCGAGGTAGAGGGCGGGCAGCAGCACGGCGAGGGAGGCCAGCCAGGCGAGGCGGTGCCGGCGGCGGGCGGCGCGGAAGGCCGCCTCGCCGCGCCGGACCGCCTCGGCCGCAGCCGGGGCGGTCGCGCTCAACGCCGGCATGCGGCGGGGCGGCGAGGGATATCCGTGGGGTTCAGCGCCGTCTCCTCGGCTGGCCGGGCCGGGGCAGGATGGCATGGGCACCGGGAAGCGTCACCGCGCGGACGGGCCGCGACCCCCGCCGGTCAGCCACGCCGCCGCGCGGCCGCTTCCTCGCGGCGGAGGTCGATCATGAGCTGGTACTGCGCGTGCCGCACCTCG contains:
- the phnE gene encoding phosphonate ABC transporter, permease protein PhnE; protein product: MSGASDVARWRAALPAAFGATGRTRLLRRLGALGFLAWLGWALWWFDVSPTRIWNGLSGLWVIVRLMIPPSPGELWGDILKGLAESIAMAFLGSVIAAVLAVPLGFLGARNVVTVTLLRFSLRRVFDGVRGVDQLIWALAYVRAVGLGPLAGVLAIVTSDTAVLAKLFAEAIENAESRQAEGVVAAGGSRLAAIRWGLWPQVLPVMLAQALYFFESNTRSAAVLGVVGAGGIGLQIAERIRVRHWDEVAFIILLMVVTVAVIDAISGRIRRRLIGQRDAAVT
- the phnE gene encoding phosphonate ABC transporter, permease protein PhnE translates to MPALSATAPAAAEAVRRGEAAFRAARRRHRLAWLASLAVLLPALYLAAQVSEFHWHALAAGLPRVGEYFARIAPELRWDSLLSGPKTEGSLAFWFYRLDKWLWLLFETANMAALATLAGTVAALPLAFLAARNLSPGPLSYQLARRGLEAVRTVPELVYALILVWAFGVGALAGILAIALHTAGALGKLFAEAIENAEMGPWEGVRAAGGTWAQACRWAILPQVAPNVVSYVLLRFEINVRGASVIGFVGAGGIGEELYTVISSNYYEEISAIVLLIVLAVMLIDLTSERLRHVLIGRRA